The nucleotide sequence CGGATATGTATATTTTGGAGGTTCATATAAACTCCAATCTACTCTATTTCCATAATGTTTATTGAAATATTTATTAGCATTTTTATTAGCATTCATTTCATACCATCTATAGTTATGCTTATAAATTCCATCTTCTTTTTCATCACTCATTGCACTAAAAAAACTTGGTATTGCTATATTAAGCATATATGTCAATCCAAATGTTTGGCTATCTATATAGTGCCCATATTCGTGCATAAAAAGAGGGTGAGTTAATACATATTCGGTAAAATCACCCTCTATTTTACCATTAATGTTTATATTTATAAAGTTTCCTATAGAAATACCATCTTCTTTTTTACTTTTTTCATTAATAGAAAAAGTAGCTCCTCCAAGATATTCTACTCTATCTACTTGTCCAAAAATATTTCTAAGTTGAGAAAGATCATTGCCTAAAACAGTCTGTGGATGTTCCCAAGTATATCTACTAATTCCCTGCCAAAGTCCTCCCATAAAAGTTCGGTTTTCATCTATGTAGAAATTACCTAAATTTCTAATTGCCATCATATACTATTTGCCAGTTCATATCTCGAATATCTCTTAAACTTAGGACATATTTTCTATCATAAATATTATTCTGACTTAATTCCTGCCAAGAATATCGCTCAATAGTAGAAGCTTTCCAAATAAAAATCACATATTTATAATTTTTATTTAAGAAGTCTCTCTGACGAATTTTTGTGCTATTCTCTGTATGATTAGGTCTCAAGTAGTTGTTCTTATAAACAGAAGCAAAATTTACTACATTTAATTCCTTATCTGTAGCCCTTATTTGTAGGTATATTCCTTCGGAAAAATTATTAACAATTAAAAGTTTTCCTAATACTTCTTTATCTATAGTATTTTCTACACACTCTATAAACAACAAAAGAATTAACCCAATTGAATTTTTTTTTATAAACATTTTTTAATTTTAAGATTTTTCTATTCATACACAATTATCCAATTCATCTTGCGAAAGTCGTCTAGTGTCAAACTATATTTCTTATCATAGATATTATTTTGCTGTATTTCTTTCCAAGAGTAACGTTTTATAGTAGATTCCTTCCATATAAAAAATATAAATCTATAATTCTTCTCATCTTCATATACAGGCACTTTATCTCCTCTAGATTTACTTTCTATAAATAATTCAGGATATAAATAAATTGAAGATGTTAAATATTCTGTATTACTTCCTTGAAAATATATCCGTTCAGAAGAATTATTAAATATGTAAAACTCTCCTAATTTATCATTCTTAAAGGGACAACCTAAAAATAGTATACATATAATTATTAACAATGTCTTTTCCATATCTAAAATATTAATTTTAATACTGTACTAATTACAATAGGGGTTAAAATAGGAACTGCTACATCCCAACCTGTAAAACGAGCTCCATCAATAGGATTCCCTTTGCTACCTTGGTAAGAAGATCCTAATCTTGGATTTATGTAGGGAGACCATTTTCCATTCACAAAAGATTCCTTATCAAAAAAGTCAGAACTTCCTTTCTTATATCCTTTTGCGCCAGAGCCATATAATCTATCAAAATGCTCTGCTCCCATTTTGCTGGCTTGTACCTCAAACCAACGTGTACTATGATCTGAACCTCCTATTTTTTGAGTACTTGCTAAACTTGTGGTAGCTACAATAGGCAAATAAAAAGCTCCAAAGTATTGGCTTTGTATATAGTGTCCATATTCGTGCACAAATAAATGGTCTCTCCAATCTGCTTTAAAATTATCCGGTCCAAAAATATAGTTTCCAATAGTAAATGCTCTCCCTTCTGAATTTACGCCACTCAATGCTACAGCACCATCTAAATGTGAAACACCATTCACCAACCCCCAACGGTTAAGTTCTTGTCCTAAGAAGTTACCTGCAAGCGTATTTACAGCTCCCCAAGTCCACTTGTTCAATATCTGCCCAAAATCACCTGTAAACATACCTTTGTCTATTTCCCACGCTCTTTCCGTTTTTTCATAACTATAATGATGAAAATTAACTCCGTGAGTAAAAACATTTTCAACTGTTTCCCACATATGCGTAAAGATAGTTCCTAATAGAAACTCCCCATTCTCATCCACATACACCAGTGGGTTGTTCAAACAGTACCCATATCTATTAAAATTTTGAGTATTAAAAGGGTCTTGTACATAGTTATCGGGTTGTAAGAAACGGTGTAACGCAGGGTCGTACAACCGTCCATTCATATGGATAAGTCCTACCGTTTGCAGGTGTTCGTGCCCTGTAAAACCTCTATCTAATAAAGTTAAACCTTGTAACACTTTTCCCGCTCCATCTTCTACTTTTATGGGTTGTCCCCAAGGGTCAAAATGGCTTCTTTCAGCTATATTGCCGTTCTCATCAGTGAGCATTACAATACTTCCCAGATAGTCGCGGTGTAGGTAATAGAGTTTTGAGGTTTCTCCGTCCGAAATGAGTATAGCAGGAGCACTATAGGCATCACCGCCTAAGTAAAATATAAACTTGGTGCTGTTATCGGTTTTGTTACATACTATCTCTACACTACCGTCGTGGCTGTAGTGTTTAAGCATTGGGCGTTTGGCTTTTTCTACTTCGGCATTGCCATAATAGCAATGTGAACGTTCACCAAAGGCGTTGTATTCATAGCTTATTCGCTCTTTATCCTTTACATATATCTGCTCTGGGGCTTTAAAAGCGTTATACCTTACAGTGGGCAGTGGGTGTTTTTCTAAATACGTCTCACCTGCTTCATTAGTAGTGAGTTTTTGCTGTTGGTAGCCATTGCGTGTGTATTCATAGGTACCTATGGCACTGTTTTCGGTAATGCGACCCCGTTCGTCGTATTGGTGGGTGGCATTGCCCCAGCGGGTGAGGCGGTCGGTGGTGTCATACGCAAATTCTTCTTTTTGGTTATAAAAACTATAAGTACGATGATTCAGCAGTCCTCGTTGTGGGTTGAAATCGTATTGCAATACGTTCAGCGGAGTATCTTCCCGTTGTACAGTTTGCATTTTAGGAAAATGACTGTTGTACTGGAAATTCTCTTGGGTCTTTCCTTTGTGAAGGCTCAGCGGTTGTCCGTATTCGTTACTTGCGCTCAGTTTCCAAAGGGTCGCTCCGCTGGCTGTTTTCATTTCTATGAGTTCCCCATTCTCGTAGCGGTATTGCACGGCACTGCTCACACGCTTGCCTGCCGTTTGGGCGGTAGTGGTTTCTTGTTGTACACGTCCAAAGGCATCATAAGTATAGTTTTTAGTAAATACCGCTTGCGGGTTGGTTTCGGTAGTTTGAACCAATTGTTTGAGTCCGTTATACTCATAGCGGTAACTGTCGTTATTGCCGTCTTTGTTTTGGTTGTCTATTTGGGTGAGCAGTTTGTCGGCGTTATAAGTATAGCGTATGTGCATATCGGTATAATCGCCCGTAATATGTTTTTCACTCAGGCGGTCGGTACCTTGTTCATAGCTAAAGGTGGTCTTACCCTTAGGGGTCGTTTCTTCGGTGAGGTTACCCCACGTGTCGTATTGATAGGTATATCGCCCTGCCGAAGGGTCGGTAAGGCTTGTTTTGCGTCCCCAGCCGTCTTGGGTTATCTTTTGTATGGCACCTCCATAGTCGGCTGTTTTTAAGCTACCATTGGCAAAGTAGCTATAGCGCACAGTACCGCCCGTATCTTGGTGTTCTACAATGTTACCTTGGGCATCGCGGGTGCTTATCACTTGTTGCTGTCCGTCATCAGCGGTAGTTTTGAGTTTGTCGTAGGTAAAACGGGTTATTTTACCTTCGGGACTGGTGATAGTGGTAGGTCGTCCATATACATCGTATTCTGTCCTCTTCGCCTTTTGAGAAGCACCTCCTGGGTGAGGGGCACTCACGCTCATTAGTTGCCCTATACCGTCGTACTCGTAGCTAACCGCATAGTGGTTGTTAAAAGCATCGTTACTCTCTTTTTCTAACAACCAGCCTAAAGTGTTATAGCTCTCTGCACTGTAAGCACCTTCTTCGTTCTCGGTAATGTTCTTAAAAATACTTCCGTCAAAGCTATAGCGCATCGTGGTTTTCTTGCCTAAGAAATTCGTGGTTTGGGTAGGTCTACCCCAAAGGTCATAGGCGTAAAGAGTACTTTGTCCTAATGGAGTCGTTTCGCTTTCCAGCAGACCTCTATTGTTATAGCTAAACTTGGTTACCTGTCCTTCGTGGTCGGTATGAGCTGTTACAAAACGGTGGCTTGGGTCATAGGTATAGCGTTCGGTACGTTGTTGTCCGTCTTCAGCAGTGGCAGTTTGTTCTATTACGTTGCCGTACTCATCATAACCATAAGAAGTAGTACGCCAACCCGTACCATTGCCTTGGGTTTTATGGGTAGTGAGCAAACCTTTCTCATAAGCAAAAGTTTCAGCGGTGCTAAAACTATCGCCTGACAAGGTGGTGGTCGTCTCTTTCTGTTGAGGTAAGCCTGAAAAATACGGACTCTCGCTCTTTGGTAAATAGCTCACGCGCGTACTTTGGCTATAGCCGTCCGTTTGGGTGCGTTGTTCCGTGAGGTTACCGTCCGCATCATAACTAAAATTATTGGTAGTCGTTAGTCCCGAAAGTTTATCTTCAGTGGTTTGCTGGGTAAGTTGTAGTTTAAAGACCTTGCTAGGACTAAGGTCATTGTATTGGTAAATGGTATGCTGTATATTTTGTTCTTTAAGTGTTGATTCTATAATATCATACCGCATTCCTTCTAAGGTGTATTCTTCTGTCAAAGCTCCTCTTAAATGTGGGTTCATCACTTTATGCTGGTATAAAGTTTTCCCTAATCCATATTGGTCATTAGGCTCATACCAATCTGTACTTCCAATACCCGAAAAACCAAGAAAACCTAACCCCTGCATATGGCTAACAGCATTATAATAAGCAAACCTACGCTCTGCTTTAGGAATTTTTATACCTTCTCGTTCTAATTTAGCAACTAATCCTATAGAACGTATATTGCTAATAGTCATATAAGGATATCTTTCAGTTTCTTGTTTGCCATAGTAAACTGACATATCCTTCCCTTTATTAGAAACAGTAGCCATTGGTTGATAGGTAACTGAGTAGTTTGTCTCTCCATTATTCACCTTTCTCAATAACATATCTTCTCTATTGTTTTCATATAAAGAGTAGTTCCTAATCTTATTTCCTGAAAAGAGTGAGATATCTATGATCCTATCGCGCTCATCAACTGACGAGAATATGATATGAGGTCTTGCCTGATTTCCTCCTTCCAAAGCAAGAGTTTTTCCTTTTTTCTTAAAAGAAAGCCTCCCTACCTCAAATACATTCGCAAACACATTAAAAGTACTTACTATTTCGTCTCCTTTGTGATCTATTAGAGTATAATATTGTATAATATCAGTCTTTCCATCACTGTTAATATCAATAGGTATAAGGCTATAGCTATGCTTATGATAGCCATAGGTTGTATGAAAAATTTTTCTACGAACTATAACTTTTTCTACATATAGTTTATTAAAAGTAAAGTCAAAATATTGTTCTAAAGGAAAAAAACGTATCCCTTCATTAACTAATAACTCAAATCGATTACTCCTATCAGCAGTAGGAAGCAGAAAGTCTATTTTTCCATCTCCATTAAAATCACCAGCTATAGGGTGAAACTCATCTACTTTTATATAGGGACTGTGATACTGATTGATAAGCTTTAAGTCATAAGGATAAGGCTTTGTTATTTCATATATGTACATTGCTCCTTTAGTAATGACAATAATATCGGTTTTCCCATTACCATTTACATCCATTGTCCAAACTAAATCACCTTTTTGTAAATATACATATCCTATTTTCTTAGTGTGGCTATTATATCTTAGTTCTTGATTTAAATCTATAAGATGAACTCCTCCCCCTACATCTCTATATTCACAAGTACATATCGTTTCTCTTTGTTCTACCAACCTTTTCATACGTGACTCACATATTTTAAAAGGATATTCAATCGCTATAATATTAGTAAGCCCATCGCCAGTAAAGTCTCCCGATACTAATTTGAAATCTTTATTGTATAAGTCATAAGTTATAGGAGGTACGGGGCGAACATCGCTCGCAAAACCTCTACAATGCTCTTCTTCATTAGGATAAGCAGGAAAATAGAAACGTATTGGCTCCTTAGGAATTAAAGAGTTTGTCCCTCTTATATAAGGTCTTAGTAATATCCTGTTTTCTTCATACTGGGCAGTTACAATGCCTTGCCCCTTAGAAATACTAGAAACAAGCATATCTTTTTTAAGAATCTTCACAGGAAATAGTTCCTTAAAAGTGTGTCCCATATCAACCTCTATAGGAGAGTATAAAGGTGTTCTTCTATATTCCTCAAAAATATATAAATCTCTGTTAGCTCTTTCTCCTGTAGTAGGATATAGTACAAAATCGGTATAATTATCGCCATTAAGGTCAAGAGGCACAACAGTAGAATTAACATTGTTTACCTGTGATATTGTTGTTTGCCCTATAGCACCTTTATTTATTTTAAACTCTTCATTAGGGTTTACGGTATCCCAGTATTGAAAAATTATTGGAGTGCGTTTTTCTCCTTCTACACCTTCCTCTACTGATACCAATCGATTATAATCTAAACTATTAACGTTGTATTTCAGTTCATAATCTCTATAAGGGGTATTATTGTCAGTTACAATAATAGCCGATAATATCTTATCGTTTATAGACGCTATACCTCCTACATAGGCATTCTCTGTACGATTACGAGCTATATATTTAAAACTAACCGTATGAAGCGCATTGTCCTTTCCTCCATATTCAATACGGCTTATAACCATATGGTTATTTTCTATGGTGTAATAATACTCAATGCTTATCCCTTGTGCATTCTCCCAATGAGAAAGTGCATATTCCAATACACTTTGTGCTCTATTTCCCTTGTGATTTCTTCCATAATACGCTTTAGAGCCATCAGGGTAAAGTACCTCAAAGTAATCAGGTCCAAAAGCCACGTTCTTGCTCTTGCCCACTGCCTTAATACGTACTTGCGAGAAAGTTTCAGTCTCGTACACCGATCCACTCTCGCCGTGTTTGCCTTCTTTCAGCATCAATCGCTGTCCGTCCAACGCAAACTGGTCTGTTTCCGTAAGGTTTACTTCGGTAATGTTGTCGTTGTGATACATTGTGCTCCCCACTCTGCTTATCACCGAAAGCCCCGCTAAGTGCCAACCGTAACCCGCAATGCCGTTACCACTCTGGCTATTGTAGGTCAATGCCAACGTAGGTGCTACACCTCCTATGCCTTTAGGTACCACAATAGGCACGGTATACACTGCAGCACCTGTGCCTGATACACTCAGTTCACCCGTAGTCAAGCCCACAGTATTAGCACCTCCTCCTCTTGCGGTAATACTGCTCCCCGAAGAAAGCATTGTTTCTGTAGGAGTATAAGTATTGCCTTCACTGAAAGATTCCCACGGAATAGTTCTATAGGGTAATTCTTCTTGTGAAAAGCAAACTAACGTATAACAAACAGATAGTAATAATAACAACTTTTTCATATGCTTAATCATTTATAACTTAACATTAACCATTAACCATTAACCGTTAATCATTAACCATTAATATCATTGTTTCACCACCTTAAACACCTTCCTACTGCCGTCAGAAAACGTAGCTACCAAAAAGTAATACCCCACCGACCAAGTCGATACATTGATGTGAAAAGGCTCATTCGCAGGAATTTGATCTGTCCTAAACATCATCTTGCCGTCTACCGAAAACACAACAAGTTGCGTCAGCACTCCATTTTCACTGTGATGCCAATATACCGCCAAGTTATCAGTTACAGGGTTAGGTGCTCCTTGCAGAGTAATTTTAGAAGAATTATCAGTCTCTGAAGATTTCAAAGCCTCAGGCAGTTCGTCAAAGAGCTCCTCATCGGTAGCGTCGTCTTTGCCGTTGAGGCACAAAAGTGCACTGCGCTGGTTACCCGCGCTGTCGTACTGAAAACAGTACTCTTTTTGAGCATAGATACTAAGGGTACCTAAAAAGAAGATAAGATACTTTAGCATTGTACAACAGGTTTTGGTTATATGACCGCAAAGGTCAGAAATATTTTTGAATAATGCAAGTTTTTTTACGTTTTTTTTCACTTTACATTCTAATAGTAACGTTCCCCCTAATATATTAATCCTTTTGGCTATCTCACCCCAAAAGATTCTCAACGTCTCTCCGAGCCTCTCCTAGAACTCCAAGCAAACCCACCCTCCCTTTTCCACATTTTCTAATTTCCACATTTTCTAATTTTCTCATTACTCCGCCCGTGCCAATCGCACCTAAAATCTTTATTCATAAAAAATACCCCTAAAAGTATCTAAACTTTTAGGGGTATTATATTCTTTTAATTAACATCTGCTCAATATAACAAATATTATTTTCTATTACCTGCCGTGCTACAGCGTTCTGAGGCACAACATCACCTCATTACATCAAACTTACATTAGTTTAATGGAATCTCGTGTCTAATTTGATATATTCTAAGAACTCCTTTCTTACCTCAGGGTCTTTGAATTTACCTCCAAACTCAGCAGTAACCGTACTGCTATCAATATCTTCTATACCGCGAGAGTTCACACATAGGTGTTTGGCATCTATAATACAAGCCACATCTTCGGTGCCGAGAGCGCGTTGCATCTCTTGTACTATTTGCATAGTAAGGCGTTCCTGCACTTGCGGACGTTTCGCATAGTACTCTACAATACGATTCATCTTCGAAAGCCCTAACACTTTACCGTTAGAAATATAGCCCACGTGAGCACGCCCTACAATAGGTAACAAGTGGTGTTCACAAGTGGAATACACCACGATATTCTTCTCTACCAACATCTCACCATAATGGTAAGAGTTCTCAAAAGTAGACATCGAAGGTTTGCGCTCTGGTAATAAGCCTCCAAAAATCTCTTTTACAAACATCTTAGCTACACGCTTGGGAGTGCCTTTCAAACTATCATCGGTTAAATCCATTCCCAAAGTATGTAAAATAGCACGTACGTGAGTTTCTATTTCTGCTATTTTTTCGGTTTCACTCATCTGAAAAGCATCTGCTCTGAGTGGTGTAACTGCCGAAGTTGCTATATGGTTATCTCCTAATATATCTTCTTCTTGATTTTTATTCATTGTTATTTATCTTATGAAAGTGCAAAAGTACTAATTATTACTCAAAGGTTAAAACTTTTTTGTGTTTTACATCTTGGTTGGTAATTGCCAAACGTATCACTTCTTCCATATCCGTTACATAATGAAAAGTAAGCCCTTTAAGGTATTCTTGCTTGATTTCCAAGATATCTTTCTCGTTGTCTTTGCACAAAATATATTCTTTAATACCTGCGCGTTTCCCTGCCAAAATCTTCTCTTTGAGTCCACCTACCGGTAGTACCTTTCCACGCAAAGTAATCTCTCCGGTCATTGCCAAGTGTTTTTTCACTCTCTTTTGAGTAAAGAGCGACATTAGTGAGGTAAGCATCGCAATACCCGCACTCGGACCATCTTTAGGGGTTGCCCCTTCGGGTACGTGTATATGCACATCGTAACTATCAAAGAGTTTCACATTGAGGTTATAGCGCTCAGCATTGGCTTTTAGGTATTCCAAAGCAATAGTAGCCGATTCTTTCATCACCTGACCTAAATTACCTGTGATATTAAGCACCCCCTTACCTTTCGATAAAGCAGATTCTATAAACAGAATATCTCCTCCTACACTCGTCCACGCCAATCCAGTAACTACGCCAGCTACCTCATTATCTTCGTATTTATCGCGTTCTAAGCGGGCAGGTCCCAATATTTTTTCTATGGTCTCTATGGTAAGTTTAGGGTCGTAGGCTTCTTCCATTGCTAAGTTTTTAGCTCCATAGCGTACTACTTTCGCTATTTCTTTTTCCAAAGCGCGTACTCCCGATTCGCGAGTATAACCTTCCACAATACGTTCTATTTCCTTTTTGCCTAATTGCAAGTCAGTAGTTTTCATACCGTGTTCTTTGAGTTGCTTAGGTAATAAGTGGCGTTTAGCTATCTCGGTCTTTTCCTCTATGGTATAACCCGTTACGTTGATAAGCTCCATACGGTCTAGCAAAGCAGGCTGTATGGTCGAAAGGTCGTTCGCAGTAGCGATGAACATCACCTTAGAAAGGTCGTAACCCATCTCGAGGAAGTTGTCGTAAAACTCTTTATTTTGCTCAGGGTCGAGCACTTCTAGCATAGCCGAAGAAGGATCGCCTTGGTAACTATTGTTTCCTAATTTATCTATCTCATCTAATACAAATACAGGGTTAGAAGTCTTAGCTTTTTTAAGCTGTTGCAAAATACGCCCCGGCATTGCCCCGATATAGGTTTTGCGGTGACCGCGTATCTCAGCCTCATCGTGCAAACCTCCTAACGACATACGCACGTACTCACGGCTCAAAGCTTTGGCAATAGAGCGTCCTAAGGAGGTCTTCCCTACCCCAGGAGGTCCATAAAAGCACAAGATAGGTGATTTCATATCATTACGGAGTTTAAGCACCGCCAAATACTCTATGATACGGCGTTTCACCTCTTCTAATCCGTAGT is from Capnocytophaga ochracea DSM 7271 and encodes:
- a CDS encoding RHS repeat-associated core domain-containing protein, giving the protein MKKLLLLLSVCYTLVCFSQEELPYRTIPWESFSEGNTYTPTETMLSSGSSITARGGGANTVGLTTGELSVSGTGAAVYTVPIVVPKGIGGVAPTLALTYNSQSGNGIAGYGWHLAGLSVISRVGSTMYHNDNITEVNLTETDQFALDGQRLMLKEGKHGESGSVYETETFSQVRIKAVGKSKNVAFGPDYFEVLYPDGSKAYYGRNHKGNRAQSVLEYALSHWENAQGISIEYYYTIENNHMVISRIEYGGKDNALHTVSFKYIARNRTENAYVGGIASINDKILSAIIVTDNNTPYRDYELKYNVNSLDYNRLVSVEEGVEGEKRTPIIFQYWDTVNPNEEFKINKGAIGQTTISQVNNVNSTVVPLDLNGDNYTDFVLYPTTGERANRDLYIFEEYRRTPLYSPIEVDMGHTFKELFPVKILKKDMLVSSISKGQGIVTAQYEENRILLRPYIRGTNSLIPKEPIRFYFPAYPNEEEHCRGFASDVRPVPPITYDLYNKDFKLVSGDFTGDGLTNIIAIEYPFKICESRMKRLVEQRETICTCEYRDVGGGVHLIDLNQELRYNSHTKKIGYVYLQKGDLVWTMDVNGNGKTDIIVITKGAMYIYEITKPYPYDLKLINQYHSPYIKVDEFHPIAGDFNGDGKIDFLLPTADRSNRFELLVNEGIRFFPLEQYFDFTFNKLYVEKVIVRRKIFHTTYGYHKHSYSLIPIDINSDGKTDIIQYYTLIDHKGDEIVSTFNVFANVFEVGRLSFKKKGKTLALEGGNQARPHIIFSSVDERDRIIDISLFSGNKIRNYSLYENNREDMLLRKVNNGETNYSVTYQPMATVSNKGKDMSVYYGKQETERYPYMTISNIRSIGLVAKLEREGIKIPKAERRFAYYNAVSHMQGLGFLGFSGIGSTDWYEPNDQYGLGKTLYQHKVMNPHLRGALTEEYTLEGMRYDIIESTLKEQNIQHTIYQYNDLSPSKVFKLQLTQQTTEDKLSGLTTTNNFSYDADGNLTEQRTQTDGYSQSTRVSYLPKSESPYFSGLPQQKETTTTLSGDSFSTAETFAYEKGLLTTHKTQGNGTGWRTTSYGYDEYGNVIEQTATAEDGQQRTERYTYDPSHRFVTAHTDHEGQVTKFSYNNRGLLESETTPLGQSTLYAYDLWGRPTQTTNFLGKKTTMRYSFDGSIFKNITENEEGAYSAESYNTLGWLLEKESNDAFNNHYAVSYEYDGIGQLMSVSAPHPGGASQKAKRTEYDVYGRPTTITSPEGKITRFTYDKLKTTADDGQQQVISTRDAQGNIVEHQDTGGTVRYSYFANGSLKTADYGGAIQKITQDGWGRKTSLTDPSAGRYTYQYDTWGNLTEETTPKGKTTFSYEQGTDRLSEKHITGDYTDMHIRYTYNADKLLTQIDNQNKDGNNDSYRYEYNGLKQLVQTTETNPQAVFTKNYTYDAFGRVQQETTTAQTAGKRVSSAVQYRYENGELIEMKTASGATLWKLSASNEYGQPLSLHKGKTQENFQYNSHFPKMQTVQREDTPLNVLQYDFNPQRGLLNHRTYSFYNQKEEFAYDTTDRLTRWGNATHQYDERGRITENSAIGTYEYTRNGYQQQKLTTNEAGETYLEKHPLPTVRYNAFKAPEQIYVKDKERISYEYNAFGERSHCYYGNAEVEKAKRPMLKHYSHDGSVEIVCNKTDNSTKFIFYLGGDAYSAPAILISDGETSKLYYLHRDYLGSIVMLTDENGNIAERSHFDPWGQPIKVEDGAGKVLQGLTLLDRGFTGHEHLQTVGLIHMNGRLYDPALHRFLQPDNYVQDPFNTQNFNRYGYCLNNPLVYVDENGEFLLGTIFTHMWETVENVFTHGVNFHHYSYEKTERAWEIDKGMFTGDFGQILNKWTWGAVNTLAGNFLGQELNRWGLVNGVSHLDGAVALSGVNSEGRAFTIGNYIFGPDNFKADWRDHLFVHEYGHYIQSQYFGAFYLPIVATTSLASTQKIGGSDHSTRWFEVQASKMGAEHFDRLYGSGAKGYKKGSSDFFDKESFVNGKWSPYINPRLGSSYQGSKGNPIDGARFTGWDVAVPILTPIVISTVLKLIF
- a CDS encoding T9SS type A sorting domain-containing protein — encoded protein: MLKYLIFFLGTLSIYAQKEYCFQYDSAGNQRSALLCLNGKDDATDEELFDELPEALKSSETDNSSKITLQGAPNPVTDNLAVYWHHSENGVLTQLVVFSVDGKMMFRTDQIPANEPFHINVSTWSVGYYFLVATFSDGSRKVFKVVKQ
- the folE gene encoding GTP cyclohydrolase I FolE, whose translation is MNKNQEEDILGDNHIATSAVTPLRADAFQMSETEKIAEIETHVRAILHTLGMDLTDDSLKGTPKRVAKMFVKEIFGGLLPERKPSMSTFENSYHYGEMLVEKNIVVYSTCEHHLLPIVGRAHVGYISNGKVLGLSKMNRIVEYYAKRPQVQERLTMQIVQEMQRALGTEDVACIIDAKHLCVNSRGIEDIDSSTVTAEFGGKFKDPEVRKEFLEYIKLDTRFH
- the lon gene encoding endopeptidase La, encoding MNIGNFDSLLAEHIDEDTEFIPLLTLEDEEEIERERIPHVLPILPLKNTVLFPGVVVPISAGRDASIHLINEAYATTKTIGVVAQLDEKTEIPEGKDLFRFGTVARILRVLKMPDGNVTIIIQGKKRFEIESIVEEKPYIKAMIKEMPDVKPDANDKEFEATIEAVKDLSIKIVQENPNIPSEAAFAIRNIESTSFLINFISSNMNATVLEKQGVLEIDELKERATAILKYLNIDLQRLTLRNEVQSKTRIDIDQQQREYFLHQQMRTIQEELGGVSYEQEMEELKKKAKTKKWDDKIKELFEKELSKLQRTNPNSPDYGIQRNYLEVLLELPWNEYSKDNFDLKRAQKILDKEHYGLEEVKRRIIEYLAVLKLRNDMKSPILCFYGPPGVGKTSLGRSIAKALSREYVRMSLGGLHDEAEIRGHRKTYIGAMPGRILQQLKKAKTSNPVFVLDEIDKLGNNSYQGDPSSAMLEVLDPEQNKEFYDNFLEMGYDLSKVMFIATANDLSTIQPALLDRMELINVTGYTIEEKTEIAKRHLLPKQLKEHGMKTTDLQLGKKEIERIVEGYTRESGVRALEKEIAKVVRYGAKNLAMEEAYDPKLTIETIEKILGPARLERDKYEDNEVAGVVTGLAWTSVGGDILFIESALSKGKGVLNITGNLGQVMKESATIALEYLKANAERYNLNVKLFDSYDVHIHVPEGATPKDGPSAGIAMLTSLMSLFTQKRVKKHLAMTGEITLRGKVLPVGGLKEKILAGKRAGIKEYILCKDNEKDILEIKQEYLKGLTFHYVTDMEEVIRLAITNQDVKHKKVLTFE